Sequence from the Argopecten irradians isolate NY chromosome 12, Ai_NY, whole genome shotgun sequence genome:
AAAGACTTaagagacccttccaaacaccaccaccatgCCTTATTTAGATGgacgccaattctgtaacaggagcgaaaaaaatgtagcggccagaccgggattcgaactcaggaccctccgaacactagccgagtgctctaccgactgagctacctggtcacagatgattgacccagtcaaaTCCCGCTACATATTcttaatttacaaatgtatgttataCTGAACACTGACGGTTCTAGTCCTGACAATCACTCTACAAAAAAGTTGCTAATGGTAAATTTTGTAGGTTGACAATGCACCATTAATTTGTTGGTATATATCATTTGTGACTATCTTTACCAATGTCTAAGGTACTAATGAATTTACTCAGAATGCGCCCATCATCATCCCAATATTAATTGGCTTCCAGATTATTGTCATCCTCAATACTTATATGTTATAATAATCAATCACAGCCCTACATATACTTAAGTAttactataagatagtccaagggtggatataatgtcagtgatagtaacccctggaatatttaAGATGTGTTATTGTGTACTTACAATGTCTCTCTTAATCAATCATTGTAGCTCAAATATTTAGAACGTAGAACACTTCTATACTTTCACTTCATGAAAAAATGGTAAATGAAAAACTGCACAATATGAAATACCTGGTgattcatttaagcattgatgtcactattttttttcttcatcgggttatgaaagaaattttgtttgcaaactgagTGAATCCGCGTAGCTGATTCTCACAAAGTTTTTCAgattatttgataatataaaatatgtttaaacgtacgattccattgattttttaatggattatttgttataaatcaatacgcaacgtcgacgtctctattgtgacgtcatgataacgtcgggttttcgcgccattctcagattttttcttcaaagtATATGATCATGAAGAAAAAttatctgccaatcagaaagtcagatatTCAAATGAAGtaggaaaacaaataaaaatcaaatattttgcttcggatgcatgtgcaatcagtacttcattccataaaggacatagtgccacagatttttttttgcattttaattCGCAACTAATTATTGGTGATATTTTTAtccttgaagtaaaattagaagctcaaacttttcaatggtggtaatggtgtaaaataagtaacttttgtaacagtagaaaaatattaatttgctcctgttttttattgagaaaaatacTACTTGTCGGTGGTGGAGAATCTTTAAGATAATTTTTAAtctttttcaaaactttttcattttataattaatattttgtttcagactTAGATTATGGCAAGCCAAATGCAAGCGTACAAATGAAGCAGGAGCAAGACCTTGGTAACCCAGAGAAAAACAGATAACACCAAAGAGGTGAATACCAAATCAGTTAAAGTATGGCAAGCAAGCAATATGAGGATAAAGGAGCAAGGCCCAAGACTTTTCCAAGTCAAGGGGGTGGATCTACTTCTACACAAAATGTGTCAGAACATCAATGCAACTCACAGGAGTCTGTGCTGGAGAGTGATGTAGTCCCAGACGCAATTCCTGTGTTTCTGGATATTGTTGATGTGGTAGTTATATATTCCAAAGAAGATTATGAGGTGGCGAGTGACAAGTTTATTCCGTGGTTGAAAGACAGGGCCATGGGCATCAACGAACCAGATGCAAggatatatctgtatgatgaTATTTCCGTAGATATAAACCTGTTCAGAAAAACTGAGGACATGGCAACTAGATGTATGAAGATATTGGTTTATATCACAGAACACTTCATGGCTAATACGGAACTCAAAAGTATAGTGGAAGAGCTGATATTTCTAACAAGATTTGGAAATGCAGAGGAAGCAAAACAgcatatttcaaacatttacaaACTTGGGAGCGACATCGGAATAGAAACAAATCCTCTAGACTCTCTTACAGAATGTGTGCTACAACAAAAGAAAAGTGCTCTCATGCCGGTTCAAACAACAGAGAAAAAAATAGGATTTACAGGCCTTTTAGCAATTCATCCAATTATCCAATTT
This genomic interval carries:
- the LOC138335928 gene encoding uncharacterized protein; this translates as MASKQYEDKGARPKTFPSQGGGSTSTQNVSEHQCNSQESVLESDVVPDAIPVFLDIVDVVVIYSKEDYEVASDKFIPWLKDRAMGINEPDARIYLYDDISVDINLFRKTEDMATRCMKILVYITEHFMANTELKSIVEELIFLTRFGNAEEAKQHISNIYKLGSDIGIETNPLDSLTECVLQQKKSALMPVQTTEKKIGFTGLLAIHPIIQFFAVEQNKKCKENMASNVIRAAINDRRKYQQGQQNATCQHQRQQNLQASYHSHMLHVSQMERNPQPCRSTRHEHMTDFGNQHSTSDQFILENQVTNEAVSFDSTVGFPSPTSQPMNSQVVSSKFNW